ACAGTGCAACTGGAAGAAGGCGATGCTGTTTATCTTTTTACCGATGGATTTCCAGATCAGTTTGGAGGTGAGAAAGGGAAGAAATATATGTATAAAGCATTCAAACGCTTTTTACTTACTTTACAGGATACACCAATCACAGAGCAAGGTGATGCGCTTCGAAAAGAATATCAGAAATGGGCTGGTAACTATGAACAAGTAGATGATATCTGTATAATAGGAGTAAAGATTTAAATGAATTGATTAAATAAAAAAAGCGTGTTGGAAAGCACGCTTTTTTTATAAATATAGTACTTTGTATTGCATAGTACTATATTTTTATATATGTTTGTATTGTCAAATTAGATGAATCAATGAAAATAGAGAATACAAAGGCCCAAATGCGTAAAGGAATACTGGAGTATTGTATTCTTTCCATTTTAAATAAAAGAGAGGCATACCCTTCAGATATTATAACAGAATTGAGAGAAGCAAAGCTCTTAGTAGTAGAAGGAACGTTGTATCCTTTATTGACGAGGTTGAAAAATGCAGGATTTTTAACATATCGATGGGAAGAATCTAGTTCAGGGCCACCGAGGAAGTATTATTCGCTGACAAAGGAGGGGGAGTTATTTTTTTCAGAGTTAGAAAAAACATGGGAGAACCTCTATGCAGCAGTAAACCGAATAACCAAAGAACCTAAAAAGTAAAACGAGTTGATCAATATGAGAGATTCATATTGAAAAAAATATAGAAACATGAAAAAAACAATAACAGTTCATATTGCTAATTTTATCTTTAATATAGAGGAAGAAGCATATCAAACTTTACAGGTGTATCTAGAATCGATTAGTGCTCAATTTTCAATTGAGGAGGAGCGTGTTGAAATCATGCATGATATTGAAAGTAGAATAGCAGAGTTATTTAAGGAAAAGTTAAGTGCTCAAAAGGAGGTTGTCGTAGAGGCTGATGTTGTGGCGATGATCGAAATTATGGGAGCCCCAGAAGAATATGTAGTTGAGGAAGAGAGCTATACGGAATATCAAACCGAAACAGCTCAAAAGCAAGAGAAATCTTATCAAAAAGAACGTCAAATATATAGAGATACCGAAAATGCAATTTTAGGAGGGGTATGTAGTGGTTTAGCAGCTTATTTTGGAATCGATCCCATTGCTTTTAGAATCTTATTTATAGTATTTACATTAATGGGAGGATCAGGTATTTTGATTTATCTTATTTTATATTTTGCCATTCCTGAAGCAAAGACTATAGCTGAGAAATTGAGAATGAAAGGAGAAAAGATAGATGTTTCTTCAATTAAAAATCAATTTGATAAAGTAAAAAATGAGTTAGGAGATGAAACCAATCAAAGAAAAATAAAAAAAGGCTTTCATAAACTTACACAAGGTTTAGTAACCTTATTCACAGGATTTATAAAAGTCTTTTCTAAGTTTACAGGTTTTATCTTTTTAATTGGGGGGATCGTAGGTTTAGTTGTTGTTGTTATAATATTTAATGAAGATTTGTTAAGTCTAATTTCTGAACAGAGTATTTCCCTATCCGATTTATTAGGTTTGTTGTTTGAATCAGAAACACACCATATACTAGCTTACTATAGTCTGATTGTTTTATTGCTGATGCCTATTAGTTATTTTGTGATTCGAGGATTACAATTATTGTTTGGAATAAAAAATAAGTTTGGCTCGGTAAAAATTGCTGCACTAACGTTATGGATAATATCTATTTGTATGTTATTTTTAGTTGGTGTTTATCTGGCTAAGAATTTTGATGAATCTTCGGGGAATATTGTAGAAAGTCATTATCTAACGGTTGATGATGGAACGATATTGGTGGAACTGGAGTCAAATGAGTTATTTCCTAATTTAATTCGAAATGATGGAGATGTTATTTTGAATGAAATGGTTCGGCTAACAGATTCGGCTACATTGTTAGCTTTCCCTCGTTTAGTGGTTGAACCTTCTGAGACGGATTCCATTGAATTAAAAATTATCAAAAGAGCTAGAGGAAGTAAAGAACAATTTGCAGTAGAACATGCGAATGAAATAGGATATAACTACCACACAGAAGGGAACAAAATTGTTTTATCCAACTATTTTACGATCCCTCACGAGGCTAAATTTAGAGGTCAAAATATTAAAGTTGTATTAAAAGTCCCAGAGGGTATGGAGTTAGATTTTGGAGGTAATATAGAAGACCTAATGTGCTCTGTAAGAGGAGAGCATGACTTAAACCATACTACTTGGGTAAATAGAAAAGGAAGAATGATAAATATAATCGAATAATTATGAGAGGTACTATTATTTTATTTGTAGCATTACTATTATTAAATAGTTGTAAAGTTGAATCCTTAAGAGGATCTAAAAAGTTAATTGAAAAAGAGTTAGCGTATACTGGTTTTAACGCAATCGCTGTACACAATTTGTTTAAAATCAATATTGTTCAGTCGGATGAATATAAGGTTGTGCTAAAGTGTAATGAGAATGTTGAAGCGTTTGTAGAAGTCAAACAAACAGGAGAGGAACTTTCTTTCTCACTAAAAGGAAATAGAGTTTATAAGAATTTGACCTGTATAGCAACAGTATATATGCCAGATATTGTAAATATAGAAAGTTCAGGGGCTGCAAAGATTAATATTGCTGACTTCAAAACCAATGAACTAACGATAGAGTCTTCTGGTGCAACACATTTATTAGGAAATCTAGAAGTAGAACGTTTAACAATTGCGTCATCGGGAGCAACAGAGTTAGATTTAACAGGTTATGTAGCTGAGGGAGAAATTGTAGTGAGTGGAGCTTCAAAAATGAATTGTGAAGATTTAACCTTTGATGTTCTAAGTCTAGAAAGTTCGGGTGCTTCTAAAGCTGTCATGCATGTAGAGAAAGAGTTTTCAGTAGATTTAAGTGGGGCTAGTAAGGTTAGTTATTATGGGCGTCCACAAATCGTAAAAGAAGAAATTTCAGGAGCTGGAAAGTTAAACCACTTGAAATAGTAGCGATTTAAAACTCCCAACCGTAGTTGAATAGGTTCTGAGAACCATTAGGACCAGATTTAGGCTTGTGTTTATAATAGCTTTTGCCAGCGGCAATTTTACAGTCTTTAGCTGAGCCAAGTAGTGCCCATTGGTTAATAATTCCCTCAGCAATAAAAGCGCCAGGGTATAATAAATGATTGGTATTAACTAAAGGATAGCTATTGGTGTATTCATAGTATTCTTTAAAATACTTTCCGGAGACACAAGCGATGGCTGCTGCATCTTTTGGAGTATGATTTTTTGGTGGTAAAATAGTTGGGGTATCGTCCATTAATCCATTGTGTCCATTAAAAATAGAAAGGTCTGCGTCTTTTCCTATTGCGATAGTATGATTGTCAATGATAACTGAATCGGAGCGATTCCCAGATAAAGCATTGAAAAAATCTTCAAGGCAGTGCTTCATTTCATCCCCTCTATAGGCGTCGGCAATCAAATACACAACTGCATGATTTTTAAATGTTTTCTTGTAGACAACACGCTCAAGTACTACATCATTAATGTTGAGTTTACTATTGACTAATTTCCAGTCCGAGAGCTCTTTAAAATAGCGTTTAACTCCTTTACTAGTTGCCCAATAGAGGTTGCGTTTTAAATCCAAACCATTTCCTAAACTTGCGGAGGTTGGAACAATGCCTTGGTTTTCATTGTCGCAAAGTGGTACATAGAGTTGAACAGTTAAAGGTTGCTGATTAATAATTTTTTTGGCTAGGCGTTGTACAATTATAGAACGATCATCTGTTGATTCTTGAGGAAGAGGCCTGTTGTTGGCTGAGTTAGTAGAGTCGTTCATTTGAGTAGCGGATTCTAGAACCTCAGTAGTGTTGTGATTGGCGTTGTTTTGTGATTGAGCACATTGAACAAAAAAGAGGGGAATAAAGAATAGAATAGAAACTCTCATATTATTTATAATGCAAATAGAGATGTATGGTACACTACTTTTTAGGAAGGAGTTTTATTCTGTTTTCACTTTCTAATTTTTTTAATGTTTCGGTAGTTGAAGCTACAGTAGAAATAGGCAGAGTGAGCATTATTCCTATTAGTGGAATAAAAAGCATAATAGAAAATAAAAAGCCATTCCCAACTGCTGTTCCACGGTGTCTTCTTACAAATTGAATACTATCTCCATAACCAAAGTAACGTTCCATGGTATAGTCCATATTACCAAAACCAGCATAATACGATTGAATATAAAAAATCAATACAGTAGAAAAAAGGTTTAGTACAGGAATAAGGCTTAATAACATCAATGGTAAAGTATAGAGTAGTTCAAAAAACAAATTTCGAATATTAATTCTAAGACCTCTTACCAACAATTCCATAAACTCAGGCCAAGTATCAGAAAGATCAATTTCTTTTCCAGTGAGGTGAACTTCCACTTTTTCCGATACTGGGCTCATAAAAGGAGCAGAAAGCGCCATTACAATGTGTTTGTAAATAGTAATGCCAACGATTAAAACCAATAAACCTCCAATCCAATGACTGATTTCAGTTACAACAGATTTTCCCCATTCCCAAGTCCAGTAACTTGCTATTCTATCTCCAATATTATCTGCTACAGAATAAGAGATAAATAGAATAATTCCTCCAGTGAGTAGGCCAATTAAAGCAGGGATCAAGAAGTATTTCCAAAGATTCAATTTATTAATTAATCCAATAGCAGAACCGTAAGCTTTTATTCCGTCAATGATATCTTTCATGGTTAAATTTTAATTCCTAAAACAGTAATGTCATCCAATTGTTCATTATCTCCTTTCCATTTGTTAAGGTAGTTTTCAAATAATTCTTTTTGTTTTTCCATCGGTTGGGAATGATGTTTGGCTAATAATGTTTTGAAAGTTTTAATTTTCATTTTCTTATTGCTTTCTCCACCAAATTGGTCATAATATCCATCGGTGAAAAGATAGATTAGATCTCCCGTTTTTAATTGTGCTTCAGCACAAGAAAAAGGTTGCTCTTTTCGATACCTTCCGATAGGTTGTCTACAAGCTTTTAAGGTTTTTAATTCACCATCAGAAAAAATCAACAGAGGGTTGTGGGCCCCAGAGTATTGTAATTGTTTGGTTGATTTATCTAGTCTACAAAAACAAATATCCATACCATCATTCATTCCGTCTTGGAAAGATTTGATTACGAATTTTTTTACATGATCCAAAATTTCAGCAGTATTGGTTAGTTTTAATTGAATTACTGCTCTACTTAAGGCATTCGAACATACAATACTAACCATAGAGCCTGGAACACCATGCCCTGTGGAATCTGCAACAGCAATATAGAGGTGTTGCTCATCTTCATAAGACCAATAAAAATCGCCACTTACAATGTCTTTTGGTTTGAAAATGATAAAATAATCTTGAACATACTTTTTTAAATAAGATAATGACGGTAGAATGGAACGTTGGATTTTTAATGCATAATTAATAGAATCAATAATATCTTTGTTTTTCTCCGAAATAATTTTGTTTTGTTCTATAAACAATAATTTCTGTTCATGATCTTTATCTAAGATTTGTTTGGTAAAAGGAATAAATATAAGTGCTATTAGCACAATTACAACAATAGAGATGATTGCCTGATTATAAAATTGTTTTTTAACGATATTAGAAAACTCATCAAAAGAAATATCAGCTTCTAATAAGGCAACAACTTCTCCTTTTGAGTTTTTTATAGGATGAAAAGCAGATAGCCATGTCCCGTTTTCTGACATGTATTTTGGAATCGTACCACCAGTTTCCATATTATCCAGGAGGATGTCTGGAGAGTTAATGTATGCATGACGATAATACACTTGCGTATCAGATCTAACAATATATTTAAATTGATGATCAATACTATCATACAAAAGGGTGTAAACAGTACTGTTTAAATTATTATCAACTTTAGCTTGGTTTAAAATCTGATGAATTTCATCGTAAAGAACATTTTGCTTCACATGCTTTAATTCATCTTTTGCTGTATTATTATCAGTTAATTGTTGATGGCTGTCTCCGTTAATGTTATTTCCTATAGAAACCACTACAGCCTTTAATTTATCAAACTGCCTTTGTTCTTGTAGGCTTAAATTATTATAATAGCCGTAGGTTAAGAAGAAAGCAGTTGTCAGTATAATAAGCAAGTATATAATAAAGATAATCCTAGTGGATATATTCTGTAATATTCTACTTAAAATAGTGCTCATAGTCTAAACTTAATCATTTTTATTGATAGGGTAGATAATTTGCTTTAAAAATGTTTTAGGAAATTTTTTAATGTTGTTAAAGCCTAGTTTAAGATCTCTTCCACTGGATGGAATATAAGCCGTTTTAAAAAGATAGTCCCAAATACTAAGGCTAATACCAAAATTAACGCCATGACGATGTTTTAAAGGTAATGCCTTAGCATGATGCCAAATATGCATAGCAGGATTGTTAATAATATACTTTAAAGGACCATAGGAGATGTTGATATTAGCGTGATTTAAATGGCCAATTGCAATAGAAATATAATAGACAATAAAGGCGTCTTCAGGATTAAAGTTACCAATTAAGACCATAACAATATATTTCATTGGAGTGTAGAATACATTTTCCATCCAATGATACCTTAAATGAGCGGCAAATCCCATTTCTTCAACAGAATGATGAACTTTGTGAAAGTTCCATAAAAATTCATAACGATGCAATAAGACATGGGTAAACCACTGAATAAAGTCCAGAGCAACAAAGAATACAACGAGCTGTATTGCATAAGGGAGTTGTTTGGTATCATAAAGAATCAAACTGTTTGCTCCATTAGGAAATAAACTTTCAAAAAGAGCAGCCGTAACATTGGAAAAAGCAACAAAAATAACCAGCTTAAATAAGTAAAAATTAAAGTACATATAAAAAACATCTAGCCAAAAGTCTTTCCTAAATATCGCTTGGTCTTTTCGCCAAGGGAATAGTATTTCTAGCCCCCAAACAGCTAAAGAAAGAAAGGTCAGTAACCAAAAGTAGTTAACATACCAAGGGGAAACTTGAAAAGTGATTTCTTGCCAGATATAATTTCCATAGTTTCCAAAAGATGTAATAAATATTTCCCAATAATTCATAATAAACTTACTTTAGCAGAATATAATATAACAAAATTATACTAAGGAATAGTTATCCTTTGTGATATTGGTCACTTTGAGATTAAATAACTGACACTATTTGCTGAAAATAAATGAGCGTGAAAAAAGGATGGATTAAAAATATAGTATACCTGATCTATGCTGTGTTTGTCGTTTTTTTTGTTTTAGGAAATGCAGACATCGTGCAAATTGAAAAACACTTCTTTAATTCAGATACCTTATATTTACCTTCGATTTATGTCGATTTATTTGAGCACCATAATCACTTTAAAGACTTTAACCTTAATCCTGCTCCAAACTTTTTTCCAGATATGGGGTTTCATTTTGTGTTGATGAAACTGTTGCAATCTGATTTTAAATTGGTCGCTTTAGTTTTTGCCATATTTCAAGTTTTTGGTATTGTTGTATTGCTAGATAGAATAGGACAATTACTAGCTATGCCTAGGTCAATTAAAGTCTTAGGAATAGGATTACTGTTTTTGTTTTTTCTTCCAGCAGTTTTCTCAAATGACTTTCTTTTCTCTTTTTATTTTATCATTAATTCTTACCATTTGGGAAGTTTTATATTGGCGCTTTGGTTGGTGGTATTGCTTTATCAAATAGAGCATTGGTTTTCTACTTTATTGTATACCGCTCTTGTATTTGTAGGCGTTATTTCTGACAAGTCTTTAATCGTAAATTTTGTAGTGCCCTTAATTCTAGTTGGGATCGTTTTTTTGATTTTGAACGGTAAAGAGAAGCAGATCAATTTAAAAAAAGGGATGCTTTATGCAGTTATAGGTAGTTTATTAGGTTTTGCATTTCTAAAATTAAATAAAGAACTGGAATGGTTATCCATTCCCCATACTGATATTGATCCTACTTGGGAAAAAATTGTAGCTTCTGTTCAGTTGTTTTTTAAGCAAACATTGAAATACCTGATGGATTTCTCATGGGTATCTTTAGTTTTCTTTTTGGCTATAGTCTCTTATTGTTTGCAAGCTTTTCATCTTGTCAGCGGACTAAAACATAAACCTGAATTTGGCGATTTATTATTGTTTTTAATGATTAATGTCGTGTTGTTTTCTCCAGTTTTTATTGGAAAAATAACGGGATTAGATTCCTTGCGCTATAATTATCATGGAGTAATTCTTCTCGTATTTCTTTTGCCTTATACCATCCATAAAATTTGGAAAGTTAATGAGCGTATTTTAAGAGGGATTGGGGGTGCTTGGACAGGAATGATCGTATGGGGAGCCCTTTTTGGTGTGAATATAAAAGGAGTCCATAATTATTTAAATTTATATCCTTACGAAACCTCTTTAATGGATCGTGCTATCGATAAATATCAATTGAAAAAAGGGTTAGCTACCTATTGGAAAGCAAAGAAAAACACAATGTTTTCTAAAGAAAACGGCATTGTTTATAATGTTCATGAGGATTTAAAGGTTTATCAGCATGTCTCTAATAAAACCTGGTACTTAGATGATGTTAACAATAAAAATCATCAACCTGTATTTAATTTTTTTATTTCAGATAATGATGAAATGACAGCAAATATTCTAGAGCTGTTTCCTCAGGCAGAACAAATTTATTTAAGTGAAACGCTCTTTATCATTAAAACGTCTGATTTTGTGTTTGATTCAGCTCATGAAATTGTTAAGCTTTAAAAATTACTTTAGACATTCATAGATTTTAAACCGTTTGTTTTCTTGGAGCACCTTAACAGTCGAAAATTTATGTTTTAGGTGCGGGAGGTATTTAAGATGGTTGTTGGCAACCATTATAAAGCGCCCATTAGGCTTTAGAACTTGAGCTACTTGAGAAAACATTCCAAGTGGGACACTGATGTTGATTTCATAGCCAAAGTGAAAAGGTGGATTAGAAATCACTAGATCAAAAGAAGAGTCAGCAATTGTTGCTAAAGTATTGTCGTGAATATAGGAGCAATTATAGGCTTGTAAATTCAATTGAGAAGAAGCAATCGCCAAAAATGAATCATCTAATAAGGTTACAGCTGCATGAGGTTGCTGCTGTAAGGCCATTAACCCTAAAATACCATTTCCAGAGGCCAAGTCTAGAATTTTTTCTTCATTTTTTTGAATAATAAGGTGATCAATTAAAAATTGAGAGGCATAGTCAATATTGGATGCTGAAAAAACACCATAATACTGTTGAAGCTCATTCCCTTTATAATTGAGATGATGTAACGGGATTAGTTGCTTCGTTTTCTTTTTCTGAAGAACAATTAATCGTGCTTTCTTATGGGCTTTTGTTTGTTGAATATCTTCGAAATACTTACTGGCAACTTTTAAGAGTTGAGGTGTGAAATATTTCGTCATAAAACTACAAATGATGCGTCCGTCATCTGTTAAGTTTTGATGGATTTGAGCCAAATAAAGTTCAAATAAATCTATTGATTTAGGTACTTTAAGTAGACCAAGATTGTGCTTCGTGTTTAGGTGCTCCAATGGCGAGACCAATTGCGAAGAAAGTAATTCGAAATTATTGATCTTACTATTTGCTTTTAAAGCATATTCTTGCGTCTTGTTGTTAACAATACTTATTGGGGTATAGGTGTTGAGCGTAGTAGCTAAAAAGCCAAAATCATCATTAGCAATAATGATTTTGGAGTTTTGATCAAGTAAATCTTCTAAATAAATTAACGTCAATTCATCTCCAGCATTCCATGGTTTTAGGGAATTATTGCTGTTAGAGGGATAGCGTTTGATCGAATAGTGTTTATCTAGAAAACGATACTCCATATTAATTTTTTTGATTGGCTAAATGAATTAAAAAAGCATAATCTAAAGCGGTTTCTTTTAAATATTCAAAACGGCCACTAGCGCCACTATGGCCAGTTTCCATATTGGTTTTTAGTAGAAGTAAATTGTCATTAGTTTTTAATTCTCGAAGTTTAGCAACCCACTTTGCTGGTTCCCAATATTGAACTTGTGAATCATGAAGTCCCGTTGTTACTAATAGGTTAGGGTAATTTTGAGCTTTTACATTGTCATAAGGAGAATAAGATTTCATATATTCATAATAAACCTTATCATTTGGGTTACCCCATTCTTCATATTCCCCTGTAGTTAAAGGAATAGAAGCATCTAACATAGTCGTCACCACATCAACAAATGGAACAGCAGCAATAACACCTTTATAGAGTTCAGGATTGTAATTAATAACAGCTCCCATCAGTAAACCTCCAGCACTTCCACCTTCTGCAAATAAGTTATCAGGAGAAGTATAGCCTTCTTCAATTAAATAGTTTGAACAGTCAATAAAATCAAAAAATGTATTTTTCTTTTTTAAGAATTTTCCATCCTCATACCATGACCTACCAAGTGTTTGACTTCCTCTGATGTGTGCGATAGCAAAAACAAATCCTCTATCAAGTAAACTTAATCTACTAATACTAAAGTTAGGCTCCACATTAATACCGTAAGAACCATAAGCATATTGTAATAAGGGTGTGTTTGGAGTAATTTCAGTCGTTTTTTTATAGACCAGTGAGATCGGTATTTGAGCACCATCTCTAGCAGTAGCTATTAAGCGTTTAGAAATATAATCACTAGGATTGTGTCCTCCTATAATTGTCGTTTGCTTCAACAACTTTTGTGTTTTGGTTTGCATATCAAACTCATAAATTGAGCTAGGAGTGGTTAATGAATTATAATTGTACCTTAATTTATTCGTATTAAATTCAATGTTTGTAGTCGTTTCAGCAAAGTAGGTAGGGTCATTAAAAGGAATATAAAAAGAGTCCTCTGTCTTTAAATTGATCACTTTTAATTGTGCTAAGCCATCTTTGCGTTCAGAGATGACCATAAAGTCATTGAATACATCAATGTTTTCAATTAAGATTTGTTCATCATGGGGAATATATTCTTTCCAGTTTTTAATGCTTGTTTCGTTCTCAGCACAGACCATTACCTTAAAATTTTGAGCATCTAGGTTGGTCAAAATATAGAATTGGTCATCTTTATGAAAAATAGCGTATTCAACACCTTTAGTTCTAGGATTAAAAGGGATAAATTCACCATGGGGAGTATCTGCATTTAATAAAAGGTACTCATCGGTTAATGTGCTCGAAGAACCAATAACGATATACTTTTCGGATTTTGTTTTGTAGACATAAGTATCAAATTGCTCATCTTTTTCTTCATAAACGATCACATCTTCAGATGGAGAAGTCCCTATTGTGTGTCTCATGATTCTGTACGAGCGAAGAGTTTCTTCATCTTGTAATGTATAAAAAATAGTTTGGTTATCATTGGCCCAAGTAATCGCTCCTGTTGTGTTGGGAATGACTTCTTTTAAGAGCTCACCAGACTTAAGGTTTTTAAAGTGAATATCGTATTTTCTTCTAGACACAGTGTCAGTAGAATAGGCTAAAAGTTCATTGTTGGGGCTTACTTCATTGTCGTATAATTGAAAAAAGCTTTTTCCTTTAGCTAATTCATTGCAGTCAAGTAAAATTTCTTCAGGGGCATCAAGAGTCCCCTTTTTTCTACTTTTGATCATGTACTCGCTACCTTTCTCGAATCTAGAGATATAGTAATAACCATTATAGAAATATGGAACAGATTGGTCTTCTTCTTTTATTTTACTTTTGATTTCTAAGAATAGTTCTTCTTGAAGTTGTTCGGTTGGAGCCAATTGGTTTTCGGTATAATTATTTTCTTGATTCAAATAGTCAAGAACCTTTGGATTCTCCCTTTCATTTAACCAAAAATAGTTATCTATTCTTGTGTCGTTGTGTGTGTGGAGTTCTTTAGGGTGTTTTTCACAAACAGGAGCTTTTATTATTTCAGCTTTTTCTATATTCTTCATGGAATCGTTATTAGAACAATTAGTTAGTATCAAGCAAGATGCTATAGGGAAGAGTAGTTTTTTCATTCATCATTATTTAAAAGAGTC
This genomic stretch from Flavobacteriales bacterium harbors:
- a CDS encoding PadR family transcriptional regulator, which translates into the protein MKIENTKAQMRKGILEYCILSILNKREAYPSDIITELREAKLLVVEGTLYPLLTRLKNAGFLTYRWEESSSGPPRKYYSLTKEGELFFSELEKTWENLYAAVNRITKEPKK
- a CDS encoding PspC domain-containing protein; amino-acid sequence: MKKTITVHIANFIFNIEEEAYQTLQVYLESISAQFSIEEERVEIMHDIESRIAELFKEKLSAQKEVVVEADVVAMIEIMGAPEEYVVEEESYTEYQTETAQKQEKSYQKERQIYRDTENAILGGVCSGLAAYFGIDPIAFRILFIVFTLMGGSGILIYLILYFAIPEAKTIAEKLRMKGEKIDVSSIKNQFDKVKNELGDETNQRKIKKGFHKLTQGLVTLFTGFIKVFSKFTGFIFLIGGIVGLVVVVIIFNEDLLSLISEQSISLSDLLGLLFESETHHILAYYSLIVLLLMPISYFVIRGLQLLFGIKNKFGSVKIAALTLWIISICMLFLVGVYLAKNFDESSGNIVESHYLTVDDGTILVELESNELFPNLIRNDGDVILNEMVRLTDSATLLAFPRLVVEPSETDSIELKIIKRARGSKEQFAVEHANEIGYNYHTEGNKIVLSNYFTIPHEAKFRGQNIKVVLKVPEGMELDFGGNIEDLMCSVRGEHDLNHTTWVNRKGRMINIIE
- a CDS encoding DUF2807 domain-containing protein, whose amino-acid sequence is MRGTIILFVALLLLNSCKVESLRGSKKLIEKELAYTGFNAIAVHNLFKINIVQSDEYKVVLKCNENVEAFVEVKQTGEELSFSLKGNRVYKNLTCIATVYMPDIVNIESSGAAKINIADFKTNELTIESSGATHLLGNLEVERLTIASSGATELDLTGYVAEGEIVVSGASKMNCEDLTFDVLSLESSGASKAVMHVEKEFSVDLSGASKVSYYGRPQIVKEEISGAGKLNHLK
- a CDS encoding EI24 domain-containing protein; this encodes MKDIIDGIKAYGSAIGLINKLNLWKYFLIPALIGLLTGGIILFISYSVADNIGDRIASYWTWEWGKSVVTEISHWIGGLLVLIVGITIYKHIVMALSAPFMSPVSEKVEVHLTGKEIDLSDTWPEFMELLVRGLRINIRNLFFELLYTLPLMLLSLIPVLNLFSTVLIFYIQSYYAGFGNMDYTMERYFGYGDSIQFVRRHRGTAVGNGFLFSIMLFIPLIGIMLTLPISTVASTTETLKKLESENRIKLLPKK
- a CDS encoding SpoIIE family protein phosphatase, which encodes MLIILTTAFFLTYGYYNNLSLQEQRQFDKLKAVVVSIGNNINGDSHQQLTDNNTAKDELKHVKQNVLYDEIHQILNQAKVDNNLNSTVYTLLYDSIDHQFKYIVRSDTQVYYRHAYINSPDILLDNMETGGTIPKYMSENGTWLSAFHPIKNSKGEVVALLEADISFDEFSNIVKKQFYNQAIISIVVIVLIALIFIPFTKQILDKDHEQKLLFIEQNKIISEKNKDIIDSINYALKIQRSILPSLSYLKKYVQDYFIIFKPKDIVSGDFYWSYEDEQHLYIAVADSTGHGVPGSMVSIVCSNALSRAVIQLKLTNTAEILDHVKKFVIKSFQDGMNDGMDICFCRLDKSTKQLQYSGAHNPLLIFSDGELKTLKACRQPIGRYRKEQPFSCAEAQLKTGDLIYLFTDGYYDQFGGESNKKMKIKTFKTLLAKHHSQPMEKQKELFENYLNKWKGDNEQLDDITVLGIKI
- a CDS encoding sterol desaturase family protein: MNYWEIFITSFGNYGNYIWQEITFQVSPWYVNYFWLLTFLSLAVWGLEILFPWRKDQAIFRKDFWLDVFYMYFNFYLFKLVIFVAFSNVTAALFESLFPNGANSLILYDTKQLPYAIQLVVFFVALDFIQWFTHVLLHRYEFLWNFHKVHHSVEEMGFAAHLRYHWMENVFYTPMKYIVMVLIGNFNPEDAFIVYYISIAIGHLNHANINISYGPLKYIINNPAMHIWHHAKALPLKHRHGVNFGISLSIWDYLFKTAYIPSSGRDLKLGFNNIKKFPKTFLKQIIYPINKND
- a CDS encoding methyltransferase, encoding MEYRFLDKHYSIKRYPSNSNNSLKPWNAGDELTLIYLEDLLDQNSKIIIANDDFGFLATTLNTYTPISIVNNKTQEYALKANSKINNFELLSSQLVSPLEHLNTKHNLGLLKVPKSIDLFELYLAQIHQNLTDDGRIICSFMTKYFTPQLLKVASKYFEDIQQTKAHKKARLIVLQKKKTKQLIPLHHLNYKGNELQQYYGVFSASNIDYASQFLIDHLIIQKNEEKILDLASGNGILGLMALQQQPHAAVTLLDDSFLAIASSQLNLQAYNCSYIHDNTLATIADSSFDLVISNPPFHFGYEINISVPLGMFSQVAQVLKPNGRFIMVANNHLKYLPHLKHKFSTVKVLQENKRFKIYECLK
- a CDS encoding S9 family peptidase, with protein sequence MKNIEKAEIIKAPVCEKHPKELHTHNDTRIDNYFWLNERENPKVLDYLNQENNYTENQLAPTEQLQEELFLEIKSKIKEEDQSVPYFYNGYYYISRFEKGSEYMIKSRKKGTLDAPEEILLDCNELAKGKSFFQLYDNEVSPNNELLAYSTDTVSRRKYDIHFKNLKSGELLKEVIPNTTGAITWANDNQTIFYTLQDEETLRSYRIMRHTIGTSPSEDVIVYEEKDEQFDTYVYKTKSEKYIVIGSSSTLTDEYLLLNADTPHGEFIPFNPRTKGVEYAIFHKDDQFYILTNLDAQNFKVMVCAENETSIKNWKEYIPHDEQILIENIDVFNDFMVISERKDGLAQLKVINLKTEDSFYIPFNDPTYFAETTTNIEFNTNKLRYNYNSLTTPSSIYEFDMQTKTQKLLKQTTIIGGHNPSDYISKRLIATARDGAQIPISLVYKKTTEITPNTPLLQYAYGSYGINVEPNFSISRLSLLDRGFVFAIAHIRGSQTLGRSWYEDGKFLKKKNTFFDFIDCSNYLIEEGYTSPDNLFAEGGSAGGLLMGAVINYNPELYKGVIAAVPFVDVVTTMLDASIPLTTGEYEEWGNPNDKVYYEYMKSYSPYDNVKAQNYPNLLVTTGLHDSQVQYWEPAKWVAKLRELKTNDNLLLLKTNMETGHSGASGRFEYLKETALDYAFLIHLANQKN